The Paramisgurnus dabryanus chromosome 3, PD_genome_1.1, whole genome shotgun sequence genome includes a window with the following:
- the LOC135734176 gene encoding cation channel sperm-associated protein 1-like yields MEQCNMVDVCRILKESALRFISFYDGVMMVIVLLNSAVDVALTFPSVSITAGWHLMVLEMVFLAFYIVEYLLITLVGVVDLLVDVIDPRTTESSHFASFFRILKMVKGLRAVKVFRILRVLGYSKDAQRTWRVLQRSTKSIMVILSLMLGNFLMFSVIFRETFSDSDPQRFGSLVKTMASLMQVMSLDDWLSVYYTSRDNGAGYIIIFLVLFILIQCYILLSLAGAVLLDNFTQADKEPRAEETSEDKSQSEEHTDQTVNDDEADEETCKDDALPRNKHNAQRKALMEKYWRLREAIAKKEEEFKKQTRVLSMFTKVIIDDPPEPFVASGDLRGLNEA; encoded by the exons ATGGAG CAGTGTAATATGGTGGACGTGTGTAGGATATTGAAGGAGTCCGCTCTCCGCTTCATCTCCTTCTATGATGGGGTCATGATGGTGATAGTCCTGCTCAACTCCGCAGTAGATGTGGCCTTGACATTTCCCAGTGTTTCAATCACAGCAG GCTGGCATCTTATGGTGTTGGAAATGGTTTTCCTGGCTTTCTATATTGTGGAAT ACCTCTTGATTACTCTGGTCGGTGTGGTGGACCTGCTCGTTGATGTCATCGACCCCAGAACAACGGAGAGCAGTCACTTTGCCTCCTTTTTCAGAATCCTTAAAATGGTCAAAGGTCTTCGAGCTGTGAAGGTCTTCAGGATCTTGCGGGTTTTGGG TTACTCTAAGGATGCACAGCGCACATGGAGAGTACTTCAACGCTCCACGAAATCAATCATGGTGATCTTGTCTCTAATGCTAGGCAACTTCTTAATGTTCTCAGTAATCTTCCGGGAAACCTTCAGTGATTCTGACCCACAGAGATTTGGTTCGCTGGTCAAAACCATGGCCTCTCTGATGCAGGTTATGTCACTGGATGACTGGCTTAGCGTCTATTACACCAGTCGAGACAACG GTGCAGGATATATCATCATCTTTCTAGTTCTCTTCATCTTGATTCAATGTTACATCCTTTTGAG TCTGGCCGGAGCTGTGCTGCTGGATAATTTTACTCAGGCTGATAAGGAACCAAGGGCTGAAGAGACCTCAGAG GATAAGAGCCAATCAGAAGAACATACAG aTCAGACCGTGAATGATGATGAGGCCGATGAAGAGACCTGTAAAGATGACGCCCTTCCACGAAACAAACACAATGCACA GAGGAAAGCCCTTATGGAAAAATACTGGAGGCTTCGGGAGGCAATTGCAAAAAAAGAAGAGGAATTTAAAAAACAGACCCGGGTCCTCAGTATGTTTACGAAGGTCATCATTGAT GACCCTCCTGAACCTTTCGTGGCAAGTGGAGACCTAAGAGGTCTCAATGAAGCCTaa
- the LOC135734183 gene encoding claudin-4-like, which translates to MEVVKSKILGLSLAILGWIGAIVVCALPMWKVTTTVRLFPAAESITKWEGIWKSCKNSTGEKLCEIQDYSTLSSDLQAARPLCIIVIVMGGLGLLFFIVGAKCCDQVIKVSGCTFICAAVLLFIPVCWAAYSTIKAFFKPVTSPGIIEVTNPIGVSLYLGWASSALLFGGGSILGCSCLSASVLDFVVKTGTALLS; encoded by the coding sequence ATGGAAGTCGTAAAGTCAAAGATACTAGGTCTAAGCCTAGCTATTTTAGGTTGGATCGGGGCCATTGTGGTCTGTGCTTTACCCATGTGGAAGGTCACTACTACCGTCCGGTTATTCCCTGCTGCAGAGTCGATCACCAAATGGGAGGGAATCTGGAAGAGCTGTAAGAATAGCACCGGAGAGAAGCTGTGTGAAATCCAGGACTACTCGACCCTCAGCTCAGACCTGCAGGCGGCCCGGCCTCTGTGCATCATCGTTATCGTGATGGGAGGGCTCGGACTTCTCTTCTTCATCGTGGGCGCCAAGTGCTGTGATCAAGTTATAAAGGTCTCTGGCTGCACCTTCATTTGCGCTGCCGTTTTGCTTTTTATCCCCGTGTGCTGGGCGGCTTACAGTACCATCAAGGCCTTCTTCAAACCTGTCACCAGCCCTGGCATCATTGAGGTTACGAATCCGATAGGTGTATCTCTGTATTTGGGATGGGCATCCAGTGCCCTTCTTTTCGGTGGAGGAAGCATTCTGGGCTGTAGCTGCCTCTCGGCTAGTGTTTTAGATTTTGTTGTGAAAACCGGCACTGCATTATTGTCATAA
- the LOC135734181 gene encoding claudin-4-like, translated as MEVVKSKKLGLGLATLGVIGAIVSCALPKWKVSGRLSTVAKPITKWEGIWERCEDSTGEKQCENQDSMTLSSDLQAARALCIVVIVMGVLGIFFFIVGAVGAMCCDRVNLYVVQIISGGTLICAAILLLIPVCWVALNTIKAIFNPVTSPGIIEAPKQLGASLWLGFASSALLFGGGSLLCCSRLPDRVRTVVQKAANELLSQAT; from the coding sequence ATGGAAGTCGTAAAGTCAAAGAAACTAGGATTAGGCCTAGCTACTTTAGGTGTGATCGGGGCCATTGTGTCCTGCGCTTTACCCAAGTGGAAGGTCTCCGGCCGGTTAAGCACTGTGGCAAAGCCGATCACCAAATGGGAGGGAATCTGGGAGAGATGTGAGGATAGCACCGGAGAGAAGCAGTGTGAAAACCAAGACTCCATGACCCTCAGCTCGGACCTGCAGGCGGCCCGGGCTCTGTGCATCGTCGTTATCGTGATGGGAGTGCTCGGAATTTTCTTCTTCATCGTGGGCGCCGTGGGCGCCATGTGCTGTGATCGAGTTAACCTGTATGTTGTGCAGATCATCTCTGGTGGCACCCTCATTTGCGCTGCCATTTTGCTTTTGATCCCCGTCTGCTGGGTGGCTCTCAATACCATCAAGGCTATCTTCAACCCTGTCACCAGCCCTGGCATCATTGAGGCTCCAAAACAGTTAGGTGCATCTCTGTGGTTGGGATTTGCATCCAGTGCCCTGCTGTTCGGTGGAGGGAGCCTTCTGTGCTGCAGTCGCCTCCCAGATAGGGTAAGAACGGTTGTTCAGAAAGCTGCAAATGAATTATTGTCACAAGCTACTTAA